The window CTGGCCCGGCATCAGGCTGCCGTCCTTGTTGTCGAACACGGCGCGCACGCGTACCGTGCCGCTCTTGGCGTCGACCTGGTTGTCCACCAACTGCAGCTTCCCGGTGAATGGCGTGTCGCTGCTGGCCGAGGTGCCCATCTGCACCGGGATCTTTTCCAGCGCATGCATGTCGTTGCCATCCCTGCCTTGCGTGTTCTTCAATGCGCGCGCCACCACGCCTTCGTCGGCGTCGAAGCTCGCGTAGATCGGGCTGACCGACACCAGCGTGGTCAGCACCGGTGCGCCGGGGCCGGCCGATACGAGGTTGCCCACGGTGACCTCGAGCTTGCCGACGCGGCCCGACACCGGTGCGCGCACCTGCGTGTAGCCCAGGCTCAGCCGGGTCGTCTGCAGCGCGGCCTGCGCGGCGCGCAGGTTGGCTTCGGCCTCGCGCAGGGTGTTCACGCGGTCGTCGAGTTCGCGCTGGGCGATCGCACGTTCGTCCCACAGGCGCTTGGCGCGCTCATGCTCGCTCGCGGAGTAGGTGGCGCGGGCCTGGGCGGCGGCCAGTTGGGCTTCGGCGCGGTCCACGTCGGCCGCATAGGGAGCTGGGTCGATGGTGATCAGCAGGTCGCCCTTCTTCACCAGCGCGCCTTCGCGGAAATGCACGGCCTGCACGGCGCCGGCCACGCGGGAGCGCACGTCGACACGCTCCACGGCTTCGAGCCGGCCCGAGAACTCGTCCCACGCGTTGACCTGGCTCTCGGCCACAGTGGCCACGGAGACGGGAATCGCCGGCGGTGCGGCCGGCGCCAGGCTGGCAACGGCTGCCGTGCTCTGCATGCCGAACACGATGGTGATGGCCGCCGCAACGGCGGTGACGGCGGCGGCGGTGGTCCATAGCGCGCCGCGGGAGGTGATGGAAAGATGGGAGGTCATGGTGTTTCCTTGAAGGTCGAGAAATAAAACGGAAGGATTCGGGCAATGCGGCGGCCTGGCCCGGCCAGTCGACAGGCGTTGGCGGGCTTTCAGCGGCGGTGGAGGAGGGCGTGCGGGCCGGCTATGAGCTGCCTGGCCGGCCGTCGTCCGGACGGTCGCGGCTGCCGGCCTTCCCCTTGTCTCGGGCTGTACCTGGGAATGGGGCCGCTCTGGCGGGTGCCGGGCCGTCGGGCTCTGCGGGCTCGACTGGTTGGCCTGTGACTGCGAAGAATTCGCGGAACTGCTGTTTCACCGCCACGCCGCAGGCGCATTCGCCGACCACGGGCTCGGTCAGTGCTTCGGGCCAGTTCTGGGCGGTGGACAACACGTTGTAGGTCACGTCGATGCCGGCGCCGCGCAGGCGTTCGGCATAGGCCTTGGCCTCGTCCCGCAGCGGATCGTCGGGGCCGCTCAAGACCAGCGTCGGCGCGATGTTGGCCAGGCGGCGCGAACCGCCGGGCACGGCGTAGGGATGTTCTGCGTCCATCGGGCAGCGCAGGTATTGCTGCCAGCCTTCGGACCATTTGCAGCTCGTGGCGTCGGCCATGGCGTTGCGCAACGAGGGCGTGCCCACGCACGGGTCGAGCATCGGCGACAGCAGGATCTGCCCGGCCAGCGGCGGATGGCCGCGGTCCCGCGACATCACGGCCACGGCCGCGGCGATGTTGCCACCGGCTTCCTCACCGGCCAGGAACACGCGCGCGCCTTGGCCGGCGAGCTTCACCCGGTTCTTGTAGGCCCACTCCAACACGTCGTAGCCGGCTTCCACGCCATCGGGGAAGGGGTTCTTCGGTGCCAGTGGATAGGCCAGGGAGACGACCACCGCACCTGCGTCGGCCAACATGCGGGCCACGGTGCTGCCACTGTCCAGGTCGCCCTTGACGAAGGCGCCGCCGTGGAAATGCACCACCAGCGGCTTGTTGCCGCCAGGCAGCTTCTTGCCGTACATGCGCACGTCCATCGGCGCGCGTTTGCCCACGGCAATGCACGCGTTCTTTTCTTCGATGACGAGGGGCGATGTGGCTGAGGCGGAGCGGGGTGACATGGGGTTTTCCATTGGTCCTACGGTGTATTGAAATGTAGAGGGCCTGATCGTCGCGATAAAGAGCAACTCCGCGAGTTCTCTGTTTCCAATTTGCCAACAATCGATCGGCTTTTGCATGAGAACATTCGCTTCGTCCTGGCGGGAGGCCCGGACCCTTCCGCGTGGGCGGCGTGAGCGAAAGAAAACAAGGAAAGTTCCATGGACCAGATTCTGACCATGCGTGTGTTCGCCAGGGTGGTGGAGGCAGGCAGCTTCACGCGCGCGGCCGATTCGCTGGCCCTGCCCAAGGCCACCGTCACCAAGCAGATCCAGCACCTGGAAGCGCGTCTGCGCGTGAAGTTGCTCAACCGCACGACGCGGCGCGTCACGGTCACGGCCGACGGCGCGGCCTATTACGAACGCACGGCGCGGCTGCTGGCCGATCTGGACGAGCTGGAAGCCAGCATGGGCAACGCGCAGACCAACCCACAGGGCCGGCTGCGCGTGGACGTCGGCTCGTCGGTCGCCAGCCTGCTGATCATCCCGGCGCTTTCCACCTTTTTCGCGCGTTACCCCGACATCCAGCTCGACATGGGGGTGAGCGACCGGCCGGTGGACCTGATCGGCGACAACGTGGACTGCGTGATCCGCGGCGGCGAGCTCACCGACCAGTCACTCGTGGCGCGGCGCATCGGCAACCTGCCCTTCGTCACCGTGGCCTCGCCCGACTACCTGCGCCGCTTCGGCACGCCGCAGCACCCGCACGACCTGGAAGGCGGCGAGCACCGCATGGTCAACTTCTTCTCGCCGCGCACGGGCCGCATGTTCCCCAACGAATTCGAGAAGGGCGACGAGACCGTGTCGCTCGACGGTCAGCACCGCATTGCGGTCAACGACAGCAACGCTTACATGGCAGCCGCGCTGGCCGGGCTCGGCGTGACGCAACTCGTCACCTTCATGGCCGCGCCGCATCTGGAAACCGGTGCCCTGGTGCAGCTGCTGCCGGAGTGGACCACCAAGCCGGTGCCGATCTACGTGGTGTATCCGCCGAACCGGCATTTGAGTGCGAAGGTGCGCTCTTTCGTGGATTGGGCGGCTGAGTTGTTTGCGCGGCATGCGCATCTGCAGTAGAGCGGTTGCAAGCCCGTCTTGTCCGGCGACTAAGGGTAATGTCGCTTCCCCTGCCGATGGACCTCTGGGACAGTAGCGTCCATATACCGATGGATACAACCCCGAAAAAAGAGGAACCTCATGGAGTTCGCCCATCAAGACGGAGACAAAACGCCGGCGGTCACGGTCATCATTGCCACCATGGCGGCACCGAACCGGGCAGCATCGCTGCGTCGCGCGGTGGCGTCGATACGCACATCTTCGGCGTTGCCGGTCAACATCATTGTCGTGATCAACGGGCAGCGCAAGGACCCTGCGACGGTGCGCTGGTTGTTCGAGCAGCCGGACGTGATCGTCGACTGTCTGCCCGCGCCATCCCTCACCGAGGCGATACGGCGAGGCCGCGAACTCGTCGAGACGCCTTACTTCTCGTTTCTGGACGATGACGACGAATACCTGCCGGGCGGGACCGACGCAAAGCGTTTCCTGCTCGAGGCGTCGGGCGAAGACGTCATTGTCACCAACGGCTATCGCCGTCACGACGACGGGACGGACAGCCTGTTCTTCTGGCGCTTCACCCGGGTCGACCTCGACCCCTTCGAGACCTTGATGAACTTTGGCTGGCTCAACAGCGCAAACGCCCTTTATCGGACCGCTTCGATCGGGGTGGATTTCTTTTCGGACAGCCAACCGTATGGGGAGTGGACCTGGCTTGCATTTCGGCTGGCGCAGCAAGGGAAGACGATCCATGCAACGCGGCTACGGACCTTCAGAATTCACGACACGCCCGACTCCCTGTCAAAGTCGAAAGCGTACGAGAAAGCGTATCTTGATCTGTACAACCGCATGATGGCGGCGGATGTGCCCAAGCACATTCGCCACCTGATCCGGCGCAAGCGCAGCGCATTCTGGCACGACTCGGCGTGCTCGCTGCTGGCCGACGGCAAGCGCGCAAAGGCGATGAGGGCCCATTTGCGCAGCATGTGTGAAGGCGGTGGTTGGCGCTACCTGCCGTTCACGCGTCATTTGCTGTTCACGCCACGCTCTTTGACGGTTGTCCTGATGGTCGGCCTCATCGCTTAGCCAGTGCATGCTTTCGCGCGGTTGGGGTCAGCGGTAGCCGTCACTCCGCCTTGATGTTCGCTGCCTTGATCACCGCGCCGTATTTATTGAATTCCGCCACTGTGAATGCGCCCAGTTCCTGCGGCGTGCCGTAGGAGGGCTTCACGGCCAGCGCCTTGAGCTTGCTGTCCACCTCGGGCATCTGCATGATCTTGCCCAGGTCGGCACTCAGGCGCGCGATGATGTCGGCCGGCGTCTTGGCCGGCGCGTAGAGCGCGTACCAGCCCTGCACTTCGAAAGTGGTGAAGCCGGCTTCGGCGAAGGTCGGCACATTGGGCAGGTCGGGCAGGCGCGTGGGCGAGGACACGGCGATGGCGCGGATCTTGTCACCCTTGATCATCGGCATGGCCGCGGTGGTGGTGTCGAAGATCACCGACAGACGGCCGCCGATCAAATCCATGGTGTGGGCGTTGCCGCCCTTGTACGGTACGTGCGTCATGTTGATGCCCGCGGCCTGGTTGAACAGTTCACCGGCCAGGTGCAGCGGCGAGCCATTGCCGGCCGAGCCGTACATCACGTCGCCGGGGCGCTTCTTGGCGTCATCGACGAGTGACTTGAGCGAGGTGTAGGGCGAATCCTTGTTCACCGTGGCCACGATGGGCGCCACGCCGATCAGGCCGATCGGGGCGAAATCCTTGAGCGCGTCGTAGCCCGGGTTGGGCATCAGGTGCGGGCTCACCGCGTTGCTGGCCAGCGAGCCGAGGACCAGCGTGTAGCCGTCGGCCGGTGCGCGTGCGGCCATGGCCGCGCCGATGGTGGTGCCGGCACCGGGCCGGTTGTCGATGATCACCGGCTGGCCCAGCGTCTCGGCGAGCTTTTGCCCCACGAGGCGGCCGACCGCGTCGTTGGCGCCGCCGGCGGGGTAGGGCACGATCAGCGTGACGGGCTTGCTGGGGTAGGCCGGGGCTTGCGCCAGGGCCGGCAGGCTGGCTGCGGCGGCGGCCAAAGCCAGCGCGCCGATGATGCCGCGGCGGCCTGTGAGGGAAGGGGTGCGATGTGTCGCCATGAACCGGGTCTCCTGATGGTGTTTTCGTTTTTGGACGCCAGCCCGTACGGTCGGCGTTGCGGGGTTGCGAAATCGAATCTTGCAACCTTGTCCAAATTCTTCCACAATCTACCAAAATCAATCAACACATATTTGCTAGATTGGGGTGTTCATCCGTGAATACCCTAGCAAGATCTACCATCCGTCATGACAGTTTCTGCCCCATCACCTCAGCTTGCCGTGGTGTCGCTGCTGCCTGCACAGCGCCGCGACCGCATCGTCGACTTCCTGCGCCGGCATGGTGCGGTCACGCTGCAGCAGCTCGCGCAGGCCATGGACGCCTCGGTCTCCACGCTGCGCCGCGACCTCGACGTGCTCGAGGCCGATGGCGTGCTCGACCGCACCCACGGCGGCGCGCTGCTCCGCCAGCAGCACTACAGCACCTTCGAGCCCGACCCGGCGGCGGCCGCCGAGTTGTCGCCGCGCGAGAAGCGCGCCATCGGCTATGCCGCCGCGGCCGGATTGGCGCCGGGGCAGAGCGTGATCTTCGACAGCGGCAGCACGGTGATGGAAGCCGCTCGCGCCGCACTCGAACGCCGCATCGAACTCGTGGCCGTGACGAACGACTTGGCCGTGGCGCAGTTGCTCGGCACCAGCGCGCTGATCCGCGTGCACGTGCTCGGCGGCATGCTGCGCAAGGGCAGCAATACGCTGATGGGCGACGAGGTGCTGAGCGGCGCGCGCCAGATCCGCGCCGACGTGTTGCTGATGGGCGCCCACGCGGTGACCGACGGCGTGTTGTCCGAGACCGACCCGGAGGTCGCCGCCGTGAAGCGCGCGCTGATGCAGGCCGCCACCACGCGGCGGCTGCTGGTGGACGCTTCCAAGTTCCGCCCGCGCGCCTTCATGACGATCTGTGCGCTGGGGGAATTCGGCGAGGTGATCACCGACAGCGGCATCCCCGCGCCCGCGCTCGAAAACCTGGTGCAGGCCGGCATCCAGGTCACGCAGGTCTCGGTGGCATGAGCTTTTCCGATCGGCGCTGGCGCATCCTCGCCGACGACCTCACCGGTGCGCTCGACACGGCCGCCGCCTTTTGTGGCCGGGGCGATGTGCCGGTGTACCTCGCGCCGCCTTCCGTGTTCGGCGTCGGGCCGGTCGAGGCCGTGGCCACCGGCACGCGCGACTTGGCGCTCGGGGGCATGGCGGCCATGCTGCAGGCCTGCCTGCCATGGTTCACCGGGCCCGGCCATCGCGCGTTCAAGAAGGTCGACAGCCTGTTGCGCGGCAACAGCCTGGCCGAGGTCGCCTGGCTGCTGCGCCATGGCGGCTTCGACGGTGTGGTCTTCGCGCCGGCTTTTCCCGCGCAGGGCCGCTTCACGCGCAACGGACACCACTGGGTGGGCCAGCCGCACGCACCGGGCGTGCCGACCGATGCCATTCGCCTGCCGGATGCTTTTGCCAGCCTGGGGCTTGCTGTGCACCTCTGCCAGCCGCCGGATGGCCTGCCCTCCGGCGGCGTGTTGATGCCGGACGTGACCAGCGATGCCGATCTGGCCCGGCTCGCGTCCTTGGCCAGCGCCATCGATGCCGACCGCTGGTTGTGGTGCGGCAGCGCCGGCCTGGCCTGGGCGCTCGCACGGCAGGCGGAACACGCGCCGCTCGCGGGAGGCGGTTCCAGCCCCGGCCTGACCCACCTCGTCACCGCCAGCCGACATCCGGTGCTGCGCGGCCAGTTGCAGAGGCTCGAAGCCACCGGCGTGCGCTGCGAGGACCTGGCCAGCCCACACCCGCTCCCCGCCGAGGCGGCCGAGGCCGCGCTGCGCGAACACACGCGTCGCCTGGTCGCCACCCTGCCGCGTCCCGACAACCTGGTCGTGGTCGGCGGCGACACGCTGCTCGCGTTGTGCCGTGCCGCCGGTGTGCAAGGCCTGCAGGCCGGCCCCGGCCCGCGCGGCGGCTGGGGCGCGGCGCGGCTGCAGGGCGGCGTGTGGCATGGCGTGACCTGTTATTCGCGTTCGGGGGCCTTTGGCGCGCCGGACGATCTCTCCGCACTACTGGCAACGCTGACGGTCACCTCGACCGAGAAGGAACACACCGCATGAAGCAACCCATCCGCCTGGCCCTGACCATGGGCGACCCGGCCGGCATCGGCCCCGAGATCATCGTCAAGGCCGCGCACCAGATGCGCGATCTGGTGCAGCAGGGCCGTGTCGAACTGCAGGTGTTCGGCAGCGGTGCGGCGTTGCAACGCGCCACCGAGCTGTTGAAGCTCGACGCGGCGCCGCTGACCATGATCGACGTCGGCCCGGTCGAGGGCGACATGCCCGTGGGCCAGGTCACGGCCGCGGCCGGCAAGTGGTCCTACCTGGCCGTGGAACGCGCCGTGCAGATGACGCAGGCCGGCCAGATCGACGCCATCGTGACCGCGCCGCTGTGCAAGGAGGCGCTGCACCTGGCCGGTTACCCGTTCGAAGGCCATACCGAGATGCTGGCCCACCTCACCGGCATGCGCGATGGCGTGATGATGCTGGCCCACGGCGGCATGCGCGTGAGCCACGTGTCCACGCATTGCCCGCTGTCCGAAGTGCCCAAGCGGCTCACGCCGGTGCGGCTGCGCCGCGTGCTCGACGTGACGCTGGACGCCCTGCGCGCCCTCGGCATCGAGCGCCCGCGCATCGCCGTGGCTGGCCTCAATCCGCATGCGGGCGAGGGCGGCATCCTCGGCAAGGAAGACGGCGAGATCATCGCGCCCATCGTCGCCGAATATGCGGCCGCCGGCCATGCGGTCACGGGGCCGTGGGCCGGCGACACCGTGTTCATCAAGCTGCGCGCCGGCCAGTTCGACGCGGTGATCGCCATGTTCCACGACCAGGGCCACATCCCGGTGAAGCTGCTTGGCTTTTCCATCGACCCGGCCACCGGCGCCTGGAATGCGGTCAGCGGCGTGAACATCACGCTCGGCCTGCCGATCCTGCGCACTTCGGTGGACCATGGCACGGCCTTCGACATCGCTGGCAAGGGCATCGCCAGCGCCGACAGCATGGTCGACGCCGCCAACTACGCGATGACGCTGGTCGAAGGCCTGCGCCGCACGAAGAATTCATCCACCACAACATCGGAGACATCGGCATGACGGACTTTTCAAAAACACTTCGGTTCGAGGGCAAGCGCGTGCTGGTCACGGGCGCCGGCTCGGGCATCGGTGCGGCCGTGGCCGTGGCCTTCGGCAGCCTCGGCGCCAGGGTGGCCGTGCACTACGCCCACAACCGCGACGGTGCCGAGACGGTAGCCGCGGCCATCCGCAGCGCCGGCGGCACGGCCATCACGCTCGGCGGCGATCTGCAGGACCGCAGCGTGGCCAATCCGCTGATTGCGAAGACCGCGGAAGCGTTCGGCGGCCTCGACGTGCTGGTCAACAACGCGGGCGACATGTTCGGTCGGCGCGCGCTGGAGCAGGCCAGCGACGAAGACTACGACCGCGTGATGGGCCTGAACGTGCACGCCGCCTTCGCCATCTGCCGCGCTGCCGCGCCGGTGATGCGCACGGCCAAATCCGGCTGCATGATCAACACCACCTCGATCGCGGCCCGCACCGGCGGCGGTGAAGGTGTGGGCCTGTACGGCTCGGCCAAGGCCTTCGTCAGCACCATGACCCGCGTCCTCGCGCGCGAGATGGCGCCGCACGGCGTGCGCGTGAACGGCGTTGCGCCCGGCGTGATCCTCACCGATTTCCATGTGCGCAACTCCAGCCCCGAACAACTCGAAGGCGCACGCAAGAGCATTCCGATGGGCCGTACCGGTACGCCAGACGACTGTGTCGGGGCTTACCTGTTCCTGGCGGATGAGACCTTGGCGGGTTACGTCACCGGACAGATTCTCGAAGTCAACGGCGGCCAGTTGATGCCCTGATGAATGGCCAAGAACAAAGAGACCACCATGACCTCGCTCCCCACCAACACCTTCAAACAAGCCCTCGCCGCCAACCGCCCGCTGATCGGCC of the Rhodoferax koreense genome contains:
- a CDS encoding efflux RND transporter periplasmic adaptor subunit, whose protein sequence is MTSHLSITSRGALWTTAAAVTAVAAAITIVFGMQSTAAVASLAPAAPPAIPVSVATVAESQVNAWDEFSGRLEAVERVDVRSRVAGAVQAVHFREGALVKKGDLLITIDPAPYAADVDRAEAQLAAAQARATYSASEHERAKRLWDERAIAQRELDDRVNTLREAEANLRAAQAALQTTRLSLGYTQVRAPVSGRVGKLEVTVGNLVSAGPGAPVLTTLVSVSPIYASFDADEGVVARALKNTQGRDGNDMHALEKIPVQMGTSASSDTPFTGKLQLVDNQVDAKSGTVRVRAVFDNKDGSLMPGQFARLRMGQAKAEPALLVSERAIGTDQDKKFVMVVGADNTVAYREVQLGASVGGLRVINKGLKAGEKLVVNGLQRVRPGALIAPQEVPMDLKAQAATTAVAKS
- a CDS encoding alpha/beta hydrolase, producing the protein MSPRSASATSPLVIEEKNACIAVGKRAPMDVRMYGKKLPGGNKPLVVHFHGGAFVKGDLDSGSTVARMLADAGAVVVSLAYPLAPKNPFPDGVEAGYDVLEWAYKNRVKLAGQGARVFLAGEEAGGNIAAAVAVMSRDRGHPPLAGQILLSPMLDPCVGTPSLRNAMADATSCKWSEGWQQYLRCPMDAEHPYAVPGGSRRLANIAPTLVLSGPDDPLRDEAKAYAERLRGAGIDVTYNVLSTAQNWPEALTEPVVGECACGVAVKQQFREFFAVTGQPVEPAEPDGPAPARAAPFPGTARDKGKAGSRDRPDDGRPGSS
- a CDS encoding LysR family transcriptional regulator, whose amino-acid sequence is MDQILTMRVFARVVEAGSFTRAADSLALPKATVTKQIQHLEARLRVKLLNRTTRRVTVTADGAAYYERTARLLADLDELEASMGNAQTNPQGRLRVDVGSSVASLLIIPALSTFFARYPDIQLDMGVSDRPVDLIGDNVDCVIRGGELTDQSLVARRIGNLPFVTVASPDYLRRFGTPQHPHDLEGGEHRMVNFFSPRTGRMFPNEFEKGDETVSLDGQHRIAVNDSNAYMAAALAGLGVTQLVTFMAAPHLETGALVQLLPEWTTKPVPIYVVYPPNRHLSAKVRSFVDWAAELFARHAHLQ
- a CDS encoding glycosyltransferase family 2 protein, whose protein sequence is MEFAHQDGDKTPAVTVIIATMAAPNRAASLRRAVASIRTSSALPVNIIVVINGQRKDPATVRWLFEQPDVIVDCLPAPSLTEAIRRGRELVETPYFSFLDDDDEYLPGGTDAKRFLLEASGEDVIVTNGYRRHDDGTDSLFFWRFTRVDLDPFETLMNFGWLNSANALYRTASIGVDFFSDSQPYGEWTWLAFRLAQQGKTIHATRLRTFRIHDTPDSLSKSKAYEKAYLDLYNRMMAADVPKHIRHLIRRKRSAFWHDSACSLLADGKRAKAMRAHLRSMCEGGGWRYLPFTRHLLFTPRSLTVVLMVGLIA
- a CDS encoding Bug family tripartite tricarboxylate transporter substrate binding protein; protein product: MATHRTPSLTGRRGIIGALALAAAAASLPALAQAPAYPSKPVTLIVPYPAGGANDAVGRLVGQKLAETLGQPVIIDNRPGAGTTIGAAMAARAPADGYTLVLGSLASNAVSPHLMPNPGYDALKDFAPIGLIGVAPIVATVNKDSPYTSLKSLVDDAKKRPGDVMYGSAGNGSPLHLAGELFNQAAGINMTHVPYKGGNAHTMDLIGGRLSVIFDTTTAAMPMIKGDKIRAIAVSSPTRLPDLPNVPTFAEAGFTTFEVQGWYALYAPAKTPADIIARLSADLGKIMQMPEVDSKLKALAVKPSYGTPQELGAFTVAEFNKYGAVIKAANIKAE
- a CDS encoding DeoR/GlpR family DNA-binding transcription regulator, whose translation is MTVSAPSPQLAVVSLLPAQRRDRIVDFLRRHGAVTLQQLAQAMDASVSTLRRDLDVLEADGVLDRTHGGALLRQQHYSTFEPDPAAAAELSPREKRAIGYAAAAGLAPGQSVIFDSGSTVMEAARAALERRIELVAVTNDLAVAQLLGTSALIRVHVLGGMLRKGSNTLMGDEVLSGARQIRADVLLMGAHAVTDGVLSETDPEVAAVKRALMQAATTRRLLVDASKFRPRAFMTICALGEFGEVITDSGIPAPALENLVQAGIQVTQVSVA
- a CDS encoding four-carbon acid sugar kinase family protein, coding for MSFSDRRWRILADDLTGALDTAAAFCGRGDVPVYLAPPSVFGVGPVEAVATGTRDLALGGMAAMLQACLPWFTGPGHRAFKKVDSLLRGNSLAEVAWLLRHGGFDGVVFAPAFPAQGRFTRNGHHWVGQPHAPGVPTDAIRLPDAFASLGLAVHLCQPPDGLPSGGVLMPDVTSDADLARLASLASAIDADRWLWCGSAGLAWALARQAEHAPLAGGGSSPGLTHLVTASRHPVLRGQLQRLEATGVRCEDLASPHPLPAEAAEAALREHTRRLVATLPRPDNLVVVGGDTLLALCRAAGVQGLQAGPGPRGGWGAARLQGGVWHGVTCYSRSGAFGAPDDLSALLATLTVTSTEKEHTA
- the pdxA gene encoding 4-hydroxythreonine-4-phosphate dehydrogenase PdxA: MKQPIRLALTMGDPAGIGPEIIVKAAHQMRDLVQQGRVELQVFGSGAALQRATELLKLDAAPLTMIDVGPVEGDMPVGQVTAAAGKWSYLAVERAVQMTQAGQIDAIVTAPLCKEALHLAGYPFEGHTEMLAHLTGMRDGVMMLAHGGMRVSHVSTHCPLSEVPKRLTPVRLRRVLDVTLDALRALGIERPRIAVAGLNPHAGEGGILGKEDGEIIAPIVAEYAAAGHAVTGPWAGDTVFIKLRAGQFDAVIAMFHDQGHIPVKLLGFSIDPATGAWNAVSGVNITLGLPILRTSVDHGTAFDIAGKGIASADSMVDAANYAMTLVEGLRRTKNSSTTTSETSA
- a CDS encoding SDR family NAD(P)-dependent oxidoreductase, producing the protein MTDFSKTLRFEGKRVLVTGAGSGIGAAVAVAFGSLGARVAVHYAHNRDGAETVAAAIRSAGGTAITLGGDLQDRSVANPLIAKTAEAFGGLDVLVNNAGDMFGRRALEQASDEDYDRVMGLNVHAAFAICRAAAPVMRTAKSGCMINTTSIAARTGGGEGVGLYGSAKAFVSTMTRVLAREMAPHGVRVNGVAPGVILTDFHVRNSSPEQLEGARKSIPMGRTGTPDDCVGAYLFLADETLAGYVTGQILEVNGGQLMP